The genomic DNA TTGAGCAGAATTATCGTTCCACATCCGTGATTCTGGATGCGAGCCATGCGATCATTAAAAAAAATCACAAACGCACGGATAAAACCTTATGGACCGAGCGCACGGCCGGTGAAAAAATCAAGATTTTTGAGGCGCGCGATGAAAAACAAGAAGGGGAATTGCTGGTGCGCGAAATTGAACATGTGATTCGTTCCCATGAGACTCCTTCGTATAGCGATTTTGCCTTCCTATACCGCACCAATGCGCAATCTCGCATCTTGGAAGAAACGCTGATGCGCCACGGCATTCCGTATCGCGTGGTGGGGGGCGTTAAATTTTACGCACGCAAAGAAATCAAAGATGTTTTGTCGTATCTTCGTTTGATTCAAAATCCGGCGGACAATGTGAGTTTGCTTCGAATCATCAATATCCCGGCACGAAAAATCGGACCTGCCACGCTTGAGAAACTTCATGAATTGAGCCATTCGAGAAATGATATGCCGTTGTTCTCGGTGATCAAAGAAGTCGAGGCTTTATTAGGGAATGAATCCGCGTTGAGCGACGTCAAAATTTCGACCCTCAAATTGTTTATTAAATTATTGGAAAAGCTTACAATTCTCAATCAACAATACCCGGCGTCCGGGGTGATTAAACACTTAATCGCGGAAAGCAAATACAAGGAATTTTTGTTGGATGGCACGCCCGAAGGCGAGGCGCGATTTGAAAACGTACAAGAGTTGGTTTCCGTGGCGAGCAAATACGATGCACTCGAACCCGGAATTTCTTTGGCAACGTTTTTGGAAGAAGTGGCGCTCATCACCGACCTCGACCAAGTGGATGATCGAACCAATGCCGTCACACTCATGACCTTGCACTCAGCCAAGGGGCTGGAGTTCCCGTATGTGTTTTTGTGTGGATTGGAAGAAGGGATTTTCCCTCATTCACGCAGTCTTTTTGAGCCGCAACAACTCGAAGAAGAACGCCGCTTGATGTATGTGGGCCTGACCCGGGCCATGGAGCGCGTTTATCTTTCTTATGCGGAAAATCGGCTTTTGTACGGCACGGTTAAATCCAATGCGCCGTCGCAATTCCTGGAAGATATTCCGGAAGAATTGATCGAACGCGAAGGGTCTACGTTGAAAAAAGTTTTGGAACAAAATGATGGAATTTTATCCATGTATCAAAGCGGCGGACTTAAACGAGTGCCGCGAGAAAGCGAATTTGGTTTTTATCCGGATGCGGAGCCGGAGTACAAAGAGGTGAGCCAAGAAATCGGAGGATTTGGCCTTGAAGAATCCGCACTGGATTCCGGAGATCGCGTTCAACACAAAATGTACGGTGAAGGCGTGGTGGTGGGCCTGAAAGGAGGAATCGCGACCATTGCATTTAAAAACCGCGCGGTGGGGGTGAAAAAATTAGCGCTGTCTGTAGCGCCGCTGAAGAAACTTTAATGTTTTTAATGAATAAAAAATGAAAAAATTATTATTGATTTCTTTGTTGATTTTAACGCTGGGATTTTTGGGATGCGGAGAAGAGGGGACCGATACTCCGGATTACAGCAACGAGACTTATCGAAAAGTGGTTTTGGAAGGGACCGTTACCCTTAAGGTGGACCCCACTCAATGGGCCTCTCAATCGAAAGAAAATGAAGGGGCTGTTGTCTGTGCCCCCTCCGGAAATTTTAAAATTCAACTTTATTTCCCGGTGGAGGGCGGAACCATTCTTAAACAGGACAACACCATGACTTTAACTGATTTCAATTGTGCGGCGTATGGCAGTGCCACCCAGTCCTGTACAATGACCCCGACAAACAGTGCTTATACTCCTCGAGTTTTCACTTTTGACCAGGCTACCCTTGCCGTAGATCAAGATGTTTCCACTCTTGTGGGGACAGATGAACCCATGGATATTTTGAATTTTAAACGAGAATTCCCAATGGAAATTGACCCAAATGAATCGATTGTCGGCACCTCTACTTGCAAAATAAAAACCTACCTCATAGATTGGTTTGGTGTTTATGGTCAACTTTACGCCCCTTTTACCGGATCCTCTTGGATGCTTGAAGTTCCCCCCGGACAATCCTTAACCATGCAACTGCAAAATTCCCCTCTGCCTGCCGTCACAAGTTCTTTTTTTGTTTTTGATATGAATTATACTCAGAGTGAAACGCTTGTATTTGATTTGAATGAATAAAAAATGAAAAATTTATTAAAAAAGGACCTACTGGATCTCATGCGCTCTCGCCGATCGGTGCGTTCGTATAAACCCGACCCGCTTTCTAAAGAAAAAATCCAAGCCATCCTTGAGGCCGGATGTCTTGCCCCTTCGGCGCATAATCATCAGCCGTGGCATTTTATTGTGACCACGGATCGCGAGACCATCAACCGGCTGAGTTTTTCCGCGCAAAACTATCTTGAAAAACGAGCCCAAGCCTCGGATGCGGTGAATTATTTCGGTTCCAAAGAACGTGTGGATCGCATCAAAAAAAGACTGGAGCTCAAAGAAGATACGGTTTTTTATGGAGCCGCGTGTTTGATTTTGGTTGTGGTTGAAAAAGGCAATGAATACGCCCCCATCGACTGCGGCTTGATGGCCGAAAATATGTGCCTTTATGCCAAAGAACAAGGCATCGCGAGCTGCATCATCGGGTACGCTCGATATATTGATCGTTTGGAATTACTCAATGTGGGAATGAAAAAAGACCAAGAATTAATGTTTGGAATGGTGTTTGGGTATGAGGCCATGGACAGTTCTCAAGAACAGCCGGATCGCGATTTCAATAAAGTGCAAAAATGGATTGAATAAAAAAAATCCCAGAGAAAATTCTGGGCATTTGAACGATTTTTTTGTACTATTGGATCGTAAGATTTCTTTTTGTAAAAATTATTAAAATTTCATGAAAAAAATATCATTGTTTGTTTTTCTATTCTCTTTATCTCTTTTCTTCGGCTGTAAAATATTCCCCTCCGATGAAGCGCGATTTGATTTAACGCTTTTGCAAAGCAACCCGGATGCAAATCTCATGAAAGAGACCTCGTTTGAGTTTCCTCTCGATTCCGCAGTGGTAATGGATGGGGCTTATACGGGGATTGAATTTAATTTTTCAACTCAAGTCGGAAAGGAAACGCGCGAACTTACTTTTTATCTGCCCGGCGTGGACAGTTTTAATGTGTGGGGAGCATGGGATTCCGGAAAAACTCAATTTGAATATCAAATTTCCGATTTTTCGTCCGCTCAACCGTTGGTTCTGACTCAAGATGATTTCGTTGATGCATGGGATGGGCGAAATGAACGTCCGGTAACCGCTTATATTTCTCTCACGCGAACCACCCCCTCTTCTTCCAACAGCTCGGATGTGATTTATTATAATTTTCCCACTTTTGAACTCACCCTCCACTCTTTTTCCATTGAAAAAAATCGTTTGAGCGCAACCCTGACATTCAAAGGGCAAATGGATGAATCTTTACCTCTTTATTCCGGGGCCTTCTATGATCTTTCCGGAACATTTGAAATCCATGATGTATCGCTTGAGACAATGGATATTGATTGAGTTTTTCAAATAAAAAGAAGGGGAGGTCGTTGAAACGATCCCTCCCCTATTTGCTCAGGCTTTGGCCCAGGTGGTGGTGGAAGCGGCGCCTACCAGTTTTCACTGAGAGGACCGCCGTAGGCTCCCTTGTCGTTCCTTGTCCTGTCCGCATCATTCATGCTGCTCGAGGGATCGCCGTCGTTGATGCAGGGCGAACTCGACCTCAGAGTGAAATCTTCGCTTGAAGCGCTCGTGAACTCGGGATCGTCGATGTCATTGCCGCTTCCGACTCCAACCGCGGACGAATAGGAAGAAGCATTGTCATTGAGAGTACTGTACGAGATGTCTGCGGAGTAACTCGTGTCTTCGAGGTAGATGCCGTAGGTGCTGTGCCCGACCACGATGGAGTTCTCCACCGTGACCTCGGCGGCATCCGCTCGAATCCCGATGAATCCGTTTTCGTAGAACACGCTGTTCCCGATGTACACGTACGAATCAGCGCCCATACGGATCCCGCTGGCCAAGTTGTCGGATACGATCACGTTGTTGAGGTCGATGTTTGTAGAGCCCATGACGTAGAACCCGTAGCTATCGCATCCTTTCACGGTCGTATTTTTGACATCCACATCCACGGCCCCATCAAAAAGGAATCCTTGAGCCGATACGCCGTCGCATTCAATCACGAGGTTTTTCAAGGTTGCCCCGGAAAATTCAACCTCAATGACCTGCTCCGCCGTACCATGCAGGGTGAATCCCTCCAACACGGCCGAGGACGTTTCTCCGTCATTGAACATAACCACCGCATCGTCGTAAATCCCGGTACCGACTCCGTAAAGGGTCGTCCGGCTTGCCCCGCTGTCACTTTTCACCGTGATGTCCTTTCCACCGAAGTCGAGATCTTCATGATACGAACCTGCCGCAACACACACGGTGTCGCCATCGCTCGTTGCGTTGATGGCGCTCTGAATCGTGCTCTTATCTGCCGGCACGTGGTAGTCGCAACCGTCTCCGGGATCCGCATCCGCATCTGAATCACTGTCCGTGTCTGTGTCGCTGTCCGTGTCCGTGTCGGTGTCACTGTCACTGTCGCTATCGGTGTCCGCGTCCGTTTCTTCATCGCATTCGATCCACCCGTCTTCTCCGTACCAACACCCTTCCGTGAAGTGGGTGTGTTCGGACATAGGTTCCGGAATGGCCGCATCCCCATTCAGGTAATAGGCCATATGGATATGGGTTCCCGGATGGTCCGGACAAGCGGTCCCGGATACGTTTCCCGAGTTACCGGTCAGTCCGATAACGGTTGAAGTGGTCACACTCTGTCGACTCACCACTTTCACTTCGTCGAAATGCGCGTACCTCGACTTGTACCCTCCGCCATGATTGACGACCACGTAGTTGCCGTAGCCGTCTTCATCATAAGCCACGGTTTCCACGGTGCCGCTCTTGAGGGGAGTAACGGATTTACGCCACGAAGAACACCCGCCAAGCGCGAAATCGAGGGCGTACCGATCATCCGCGCCATAGCCATAGTCCATGTGAGATCCGTTGTTGTACCCGCGGGTGAGTTGCCAGTGTTCTCCGTCCGGAAAAGGCAGTTTGAGTTCGCTCGCACCGCCTTCCCCGTCCGCGTCCCCATTCCCGCCGTCTTCGTCCGGATCTTCGTCTCCTTCAGACACGTAGGTGTTGGGTGTGCCGAATTCCGTTCCGTCTGCGGTCCCTCCGCATCCTGAAAAGAATCCGAACAGAATGACCAAGGTTGCCGCAAGCGCGACAACCCGACTAAAGGTTTCTCGTTGACTCATGACTCACTCCTCTTGTTGCTCCGGAATCCGGAGACTTTGTTGCACACTTGTTGCCTGTTCTCGCACTTGTTCGTTGTTGTCGTGAAAAAGAGCCGCGAATCCGAAGATTTTACCTTCGAAATCGTAATAGTAGGTTTGACTCTCGCCCCATGCATTGGTTGCCGTGCGAATCAAAATCAAAATGCCATTCACCTCGCTCTCGTTGAATTGTTCTTGGGTTTGAGTGGTTTGATCCTCCTCTGTTAAGGTTTGCAGTTGTTTAAAGGTTTGAGTTTCTTCGAAAAATGCCATTTTAATGGAATTTTGGCCGTCCGAGAGATTGTCCCACAACTGGAGTTCTGTAGCGCTTTGGCTTAAGATCCAGTCTTGCGGGTAGGCGAATTCGAATCGACCTTCGGGATCGTTGTAATGATTCCAATCCGCGAAGGGATCTACGACCAACGCCTCATCGGACGCATTTTGCAAAGAAGAAAAGGATGCTTGGCTCGCGCATCCGCTCTGCAAAAGAAACAGTATACCGAGCCCCAATAGTGCGATTTTTTTCATAATGAAATGATACATAATAATAAAGAATTTAAAGAGAGCCTGTTTTTCAAAGAGCTTCGATTGCACTTTAACCGAACGCTCATTACCTTTTTATTAAAAAAAAATGAACCACACAAGATCGAGTAGCGATGATGAATGACATAGCGTTTTTGTCTCTTATCTGGTATCTTCTCCTTTGTTTCACTTCCTCTTTTTATGCGTATTCTTTTTCTCGGAGATATTGTGGGGAAACCCGGGCGTGAAGCCGTTAAAAAACTCCTTCCCGGACTCAAGAAAAAATATTCCCCGGATTTCACTTTTACCAATGGAGAAAATCTAAGCCATGGCAAAGGCATGAACGCTTCTCATTTAAAAGAGCTCATGGCTGCGGGCATCGATTTTTTCACGAGTGGCAACCATATTTGGGCGCAAAATGATATTTTCCCGATTCTTGACGACCCTAAATCCCCCATCATTCGACCCGCCAATTATCCGGACAGCAATCCCGGCTTTGGCTGGAAAATCGTTCGTGTGAAAAAAACCAAAATCCTCATCATTAATCTCATGGGACGCGTGTTTTTACGTCAGCATTTTGATTGCCCGTTTCGGACGTTTGACGCGATCCTTAAAAAAACCAAGAAGGATAAACCGAATCTTGTGCTCGTGGATTTTCATGCCGAGGCCACGTCTGAAAAAATCTGTTTTGCGTTGTATGTGCAAGGGCGCGCGCACGCGGTCATTGGCACGCACACTCACGTTCAAACCGCAGATGAAACGATTCTGGATGGTGGCACCGCTTATATCACCGATGCCGGCTGTGTGGGGCTTAAAAATTCCGCGATCGGCATCGATGCCGGCCCCATCATTGAAAATTTTCTTTCTCAAATGCCGGTCAAACACACCCTGGCCGCCCATGGACCCGTGACCCTCAACGGCGTGATTATTGATTTTGAAAAAGGCCGAGCCACACACATCGAACGCGTTTTACAAGAAGTTCTCATTTAAAATTTAAAATTTCCAAAATGTTTTTCCCCCGACAATCTCGAACCCTTTCCCTCATTTTAATGCTTTTATTGGGTGGGTTTTTAGGCTGGGAAATTGCCATTTACAATGTCCAAAATCAGATCATTCCGATTTCAACTCCGGACACCAAGCCTTCTCAAACCGAAGAGGTCACCCCCCTCGATCTTTCCTTATTTTGGGATGTCTACGATCTTCTCGACAAAGAATATGTGGATCCCACTAAAATCGATGACGAAGCGCAATTATACGGTGCGATCAAAGGATTGGTAAAATCCTTGGAAGATCCTTATTCCGAATTTATGACTCCCACGGAAACAAGTGAATTTGAAAATTCTCTGGCCGGAACCTTGCAAGGCATTGGCGCGGAGCTCACGATGAAAGACAATAACTTAACGGTTGTAACCCCGCTTAAAGGCTCTCCGGCGGAAGAAAAAGGACTCCGGTCCGGCGATATTATTTATATGATTGATGATGCGTACGCTTCGGATTTTTCTTTATTTGAAGCCATTTCAAAAATTCGCGGAGAAGAAGGGACGGTTGTAAAACTCACCCTTTTTCGTGAGGGAGAAACGGATCCGATTGTGTTGGAAATCGAACGTAAAAAAATCGATCTTCCCAGTGTGGAATTGGAATACAAAGGCAAAAACAATGACATCGCTTATATTTCCATCTCTCAATTCGGAGATAAAACCTCCGTGGAATTTGATAATATTGTGACCGATCTTTTACTCCGGCCCGTGAACGGGATTGTCTTGGATCTTCGCTACAATGGCGGAGGCTATTTGGATGCGGCCGTGGATATTTTGTCCGATTTTCTGGAAGGAAAACAAGTTGCGGTCATCAATAAACAACGCGAAGACAGTGAAGATGAAATTCTTTACACCAATGAATCGGCTCGCCTTTCCTCGGTCCCCTTGGTGGTGCTCGTGAATGAAGGATCGGCTTCAGCTTCGGAAATTTTAGCCGGGGCGATCCAAGATTATAAACGCGGGCTCATTATGGGAGCGCAAACGTTCGGAAAAGGCAGTGTTCAAGTGGTGGAACCCTTCCGTGACGGATCCAGCCTGCGCGTAACCATTGCCAAATGGTACACGCCCAATGACCGTTCCATCAGTGATGTTGGCATTACTCCGGATACGGTGGTGACACAAAATGAGACGGATTTTGAAAATGAAATCGATACGCAATTGGAAGCGGCGATTGATTATTTGGAATAGCAAAAAGGGGAATCAGCTGATGTTCGCGAAACTACGAAAGCTCATTTATTTCTTAGTCCCCTTCTCTTTAAATGGTGAATTTTTAGCATGAATTTTACTTGCCTTAAGCCCAAAATACCACGCCAGCCCCACCACAACCGGAGCAAAAGGAATCAAAAACCATTGATTGCTTGCAATAAAAAAATTGAAAAATCCGTGCATTAAAATCGCAATGAATAACCCGTTGTAAAGTATACTTTTTTCTTTGGTGGTTTTCCCATACTTGGCCACACCGATGAAATACCCCATGATCACTGCGGAAAGCGCGTGCATGGGTACCGTCAAAAATGCACGCAACCATGCCACGAATTCTCCATTTTGAAACACATATAAAATATTTTCAACTGTGGCAAATCCCAAAGAAGCCATGATTGTATACATAATCCCGTCATAAGGTTCATTGAATGCCGATTTCTTCCATGCATAAACTCGAACCACTGCGAATTTTGCCGATTCTTCCACCAGCGCTATTAAAAAAATCATGGTTAAAAAAGTCACCACCAAACTCGAAGGATTGGAAAGACTTACCCCCCACAATCCAAGCAACTCTTGTTCAATAAATGCAACCGGAATCGTAATCAAACTCCCTAAAATAAATGTCTTTAACAACAATGCCCACGGCTCCCGATCATACTTGTCGCGTAAATAAAAAATCATAAAAATCATCACCGACGGCGCAATGGCCAAGACCAATAATTCCAACATAACTTGGGAGTTTAAAATTATCGTGTGCTCACTGCGATCCCGGACAAGGCCCATTTGGAATTCTCTTCCGTGTAATCCAATTCAAATTCAATGGTCAACTCTTCGCTCGAGTATCGACCCTTTACAATCAACCATCCGTATTCATCGATGGCGGGCGAACCGAACACCGGCGTTCCGGTCTCAATCAACTCGGACATATCGATCACCGGGGGTGTTAAAAAATCGCCAAAACCAATGTTCAATTCTTGTACAGACGTTTCCGTCTTCCAGCCTTCGGAAATGGTATTTTCATAAAAATCCATAAAATCACCTTGGTTTACCGCATCGGAAAAAGAACCCAGTGCTTCCCGAGCCATGGTGACAAGTTCTTCATTCAATGGAATGGCCAATCCCGCGCCCGCCTCTTCTCTCGTCCCGTCCGCGGGAATCTCCTCGCCATTCACCTGTGCGCACGTTTGATCCAATGTAAAGAAATTGATACGCCAATCGCCGTCTTCTTTAAGAAATTGCATACAAATCGGTCCCGAGGTGCCATCTATGTAAGAGATCGTTCCCCCCAATTCTCCGTACCCTCCGTTTTCATCGGTTTCCATCGATCGGCTCATCCAAGATACCTTGTCATGATTTATTAAATTCAATGCATTCACTCCGGCTTGAAAATACTCAAAAGAGGTCGTGTCATGGAAGGTGCTGTCCGTGAGATCGTATGCGGCTTGTAAATCCCCGTTTTTAATGTTTTCAAAAAACGAATTGGCCACTTTTTGCAGGCCGGAAGTGAGCATAAAAATAACCCCGATAAAAACACCAACGGAAAGCACGATTACAGCCAAAACTTTTGCAACTTTGTTCATAAAAAATATTTTAAATAATATCGAGGTTCAGTATAAAGGATTTTATTAAAAAAGGAGACAAAACCAAAAATCACCATGAGAATTTTGCCTCACATTTTTTTCACAAAATCCGTTCTTTTTCGTATCAATAACGCGATAATGAGCCATAAAACACTCCCAACAAAAATCCAAAAACATACAAAAAGAAATTGAATATCCCATTTCCCTTGGCAAGGGAAACTACTGATCGGATCTTGTTGGCAAGGATAAAATCGACTGACAATATTCCCGATTAAAAAATCTCCGCCAAATAAATCCGCGCAAAACAAAAGGAGGGAAACCAGCATTAAAATGAGCGGAGTTTTAATTTTCAACAAGGTTTTAAGTTAAAAAACTTTATTCAAATTTTAAACTTGAAAGTATCTCCGCTAATTCATCGTTGTTGTCTTCATCAAAATAAACTTTGAACGATAAAATCGTGGTTCCTTTTTGGATGTAATACCCCGTAATCGCAAACATGTCATCGACTCGAATGTGTGTAACGGCGTTATCGCCCATCAAAATTTGATCATATTGGATTCCGGTTTCTTGAGACATTTCATCGAGCGTCTCTCCGGGGAGATCAAAATCGGCGAGGATGTATTGGTCCAAAGTTTGATCTGTTGTCGAGGTTTTCACTTCCACGGAAGGAAGACTACAAACCTCGCAATTTTCAGGAGGGTTCATGTGTAATTCATATCTTTCTTCATCCCAAAGGCCTTGTTCGTCCGCCGTGTAGATGGCCGGGTAGGTGAATGAAAAACCTTCGCCTTGCCATGTTTGGGCGGCATCAGGGGTAACAGGTTCTACTGTGGTTATTTCCGGCGTGGTTACTTCGTCGGGTTCTGTTGTGTTTAGCAAAGTCGGACCTTGCTGGGATGTCAAAAAGGTACAGCCGGAAAACAGAACTAAGGCAATAATAAAAATGCTGAAAGAAAGTTTTTTCATGAAAAAGGGGATAAAAAAATAGAAGAAAATTCGACAATTCGCTGAAATTCAGTCTCTTCTCAAACTCCCTTCGCCCGCCTTTGGCGGACTACGGGAGTGGCTGGCGGAGAGGGAGGGATTCGAACCCTCGCGGGGAAAAAAATCCCCCTACAGGTTTAGCAAACCCGCCTCTTCAACCACTTGAGTACCTCTCCGCATTGCACGAGGGGGCACAGCTGGTTCCCCCTCGTGGACTCCCCCTCCGAGTTGTTTTCGCGACCTCGGGACCCACGAGACCCGTAGGTCGCTCACTTTTGGGGGATTTTAAATTTTCACTCAACTTCACTCACCTTATTGCTATGATAAGGTTATGCTTTTTGAAAGAACAAAAACGTGCGCTGGGATTGTAGGGGATTTG from Candidatus Gracilibacteria bacterium includes the following:
- a CDS encoding UvrD-helicase domain-containing protein, producing MDPLSSQTPISPLLEGLNPNQQEAVLATDGPVLLIAGAGSGKTRTLTHRIAYLIKEKGILPANILAVTFTNKAAGEMKKRVLNLMYGHEKAEAIMESIKGHGAGFYRTDLPVMGTFHSVCVQILRKYLHLLGIENQFAIYDETDCEILIKTIMKELGIPPEKTAPKAVLSHISGAKNVLLTPEQYQHQSHTYFSEKVAQLYPIYQKRLAQNHALDFDDILMKTVELFQKQPDVLAELQERFRYICVDEYQDTNHAQYILVRELAAKYRNLCVVGDDWQSIYSWRGATMQNLLDFKKDYADAKTIKLEQNYRSTSVILDASHAIIKKNHKRTDKTLWTERTAGEKIKIFEARDEKQEGELLVREIEHVIRSHETPSYSDFAFLYRTNAQSRILEETLMRHGIPYRVVGGVKFYARKEIKDVLSYLRLIQNPADNVSLLRIINIPARKIGPATLEKLHELSHSRNDMPLFSVIKEVEALLGNESALSDVKISTLKLFIKLLEKLTILNQQYPASGVIKHLIAESKYKEFLLDGTPEGEARFENVQELVSVASKYDALEPGISLATFLEEVALITDLDQVDDRTNAVTLMTLHSAKGLEFPYVFLCGLEEGIFPHSRSLFEPQQLEEERRLMYVGLTRAMERVYLSYAENRLLYGTVKSNAPSQFLEDIPEELIEREGSTLKKVLEQNDGILSMYQSGGLKRVPRESEFGFYPDAEPEYKEVSQEIGGFGLEESALDSGDRVQHKMYGEGVVVGLKGGIATIAFKNRAVGVKKLALSVAPLKKL
- a CDS encoding nitroreductase family protein is translated as MKNLLKKDLLDLMRSRRSVRSYKPDPLSKEKIQAILEAGCLAPSAHNHQPWHFIVTTDRETINRLSFSAQNYLEKRAQASDAVNYFGSKERVDRIKKRLELKEDTVFYGAACLILVVVEKGNEYAPIDCGLMAENMCLYAKEQGIASCIIGYARYIDRLELLNVGMKKDQELMFGMVFGYEAMDSSQEQPDRDFNKVQKWIE
- a CDS encoding peptidoglycan DD-metalloendopeptidase family protein; its protein translation is MYHFIMKKIALLGLGILFLLQSGCASQASFSSLQNASDEALVVDPFADWNHYNDPEGRFEFAYPQDWILSQSATELQLWDNLSDGQNSIKMAFFEETQTFKQLQTLTEEDQTTQTQEQFNESEVNGILILIRTATNAWGESQTYYYDFEGKIFGFAALFHDNNEQVREQATSVQQSLRIPEQQEEGVMSQRETFSRVVALAATLVILFGFFSGCGGTADGTEFGTPNTYVSEGDEDPDEDGGNGDADGEGGASELKLPFPDGEHWQLTRGYNNGSHMDYGYGADDRYALDFALGGCSSWRKSVTPLKSGTVETVAYDEDGYGNYVVVNHGGGYKSRYAHFDEVKVVSRQSVTTSTVIGLTGNSGNVSGTACPDHPGTHIHMAYYLNGDAAIPEPMSEHTHFTEGCWYGEDGWIECDEETDADTDSDSDSDTDTDTDSDTDTDSDSDADADPGDGCDYHVPADKSTIQSAINATSDGDTVCVAAGSYHEDLDFGGKDITVKSDSGASRTTLYGVGTGIYDDAVVMFNDGETSSAVLEGFTLHGTAEQVIEVEFSGATLKNLVIECDGVSAQGFLFDGAVDVDVKNTTVKGCDSYGFYVMGSTNIDLNNVIVSDNLASGIRMGADSYVYIGNSVFYENGFIGIRADAAEVTVENSIVVGHSTYGIYLEDTSYSADISYSTLNDNASSYSSAVGVGSGNDIDDPEFTSASSEDFTLRSSSPCINDGDPSSSMNDADRTRNDKGAYGGPLSENW
- a CDS encoding TIGR00282 family metallophosphoesterase, with product MRILFLGDIVGKPGREAVKKLLPGLKKKYSPDFTFTNGENLSHGKGMNASHLKELMAAGIDFFTSGNHIWAQNDIFPILDDPKSPIIRPANYPDSNPGFGWKIVRVKKTKILIINLMGRVFLRQHFDCPFRTFDAILKKTKKDKPNLVLVDFHAEATSEKICFALYVQGRAHAVIGTHTHVQTADETILDGGTAYITDAGCVGLKNSAIGIDAGPIIENFLSQMPVKHTLAAHGPVTLNGVIIDFEKGRATHIERVLQEVLI
- a CDS encoding S41 family peptidase; translation: MFFPRQSRTLSLILMLLLGGFLGWEIAIYNVQNQIIPISTPDTKPSQTEEVTPLDLSLFWDVYDLLDKEYVDPTKIDDEAQLYGAIKGLVKSLEDPYSEFMTPTETSEFENSLAGTLQGIGAELTMKDNNLTVVTPLKGSPAEEKGLRSGDIIYMIDDAYASDFSLFEAISKIRGEEGTVVKLTLFREGETDPIVLEIERKKIDLPSVELEYKGKNNDIAYISISQFGDKTSVEFDNIVTDLLLRPVNGIVLDLRYNGGGYLDAAVDILSDFLEGKQVAVINKQREDSEDEILYTNESARLSSVPLVVLVNEGSASASEILAGAIQDYKRGLIMGAQTFGKGSVQVVEPFRDGSSLRVTIAKWYTPNDRSISDVGITPDTVVTQNETDFENEIDTQLEAAIDYLE
- a CDS encoding PrsW family glutamic-type intramembrane protease — its product is MLELLVLAIAPSVMIFMIFYLRDKYDREPWALLLKTFILGSLITIPVAFIEQELLGLWGVSLSNPSSLVVTFLTMIFLIALVEESAKFAVVRVYAWKKSAFNEPYDGIMYTIMASLGFATVENILYVFQNGEFVAWLRAFLTVPMHALSAVIMGYFIGVAKYGKTTKEKSILYNGLFIAILMHGFFNFFIASNQWFLIPFAPVVVGLAWYFGLKASKIHAKNSPFKEKGTKK